Proteins from a genomic interval of Pseudodesulfovibrio nedwellii:
- a CDS encoding 4Fe-4S binding protein, whose translation MGKFREKVIQPILDCWSLIVGLKITGKYFCKPLITVHYPRQVIDDENLNTYGGHIELIGKPKDPAMPKCISCMMCVTNCPSNCLKVVKQKAPKPTPEQEAAMVAAKEAGEKVVKPKAPKNPLKFTYDYTLCSLCGTCIDNCPAKSLKFSNNMYWVATSRKEMNIDLLARLKEQATELSAPAPKTEVKPAAAEKEA comes from the coding sequence ATGGGTAAATTCAGAGAAAAAGTAATACAGCCGATTCTCGACTGCTGGAGTCTGATCGTTGGACTCAAGATTACGGGTAAGTATTTTTGCAAGCCCCTGATCACTGTTCACTATCCCCGGCAGGTCATTGACGATGAGAATCTGAATACATACGGCGGGCATATCGAATTGATCGGTAAGCCTAAGGACCCGGCCATGCCCAAGTGCATTTCCTGCATGATGTGCGTGACCAACTGCCCAAGCAATTGTTTGAAAGTCGTTAAGCAGAAGGCTCCTAAGCCGACGCCTGAGCAGGAAGCAGCCATGGTTGCTGCCAAGGAAGCTGGAGAGAAGGTTGTTAAACCTAAGGCTCCCAAGAATCCGTTGAAATTCACTTACGACTATACGCTGTGCTCGCTATGCGGCACATGCATTGATAACTGTCCGGCCAAGTCGTTGAAGTTCTCTAATAATATGTATTGGGTGGCGACTTCACGGAAAGAGATGAACATTGATCTTCTCGCCAGGCTCAAGGAGCAGGCCACGGAATTGTCCGCCCCGGCTCCCAAAACCGAGGTCAAACCGGCCGCGGCAGAGAAGGAGGCGTAA
- the nuoH gene encoding NADH-quinone oxidoreductase subunit NuoH: MNAFLQNLIPLVIAMIGAMVWLGLNALVLVYCERKFAGHIQRRPGPFEVGPHGALQPLIDGIKLMGKQLLTPDNSDPILYWLAPILSMFPVLLLFMPIPYGPMLTGMEVNLGLLLILAFSSFNGLAVILAGWASNNKWGVLGAARAVSQTVAYEIPLLLTVLAISFMAGTLSLTEITSLQAGHIGNWFIWKQPLAFIIFIIAMFGETNRAPFDLAEAESELTAGFHTEYSSMGFGLFFMAEYGYMVVMCSVCSVLFLGGFHGPIPGIEGWWWMLIKTYALLFVMIWARWTFPRVRFDQLLNINWKWLLPLATFNLLATALIIKL; this comes from the coding sequence ATGAACGCATTCTTACAGAACCTGATACCTCTGGTCATCGCCATGATCGGGGCCATGGTCTGGCTGGGTCTTAATGCCCTGGTGCTGGTCTACTGCGAACGAAAATTCGCGGGCCACATTCAGCGCAGGCCCGGTCCGTTCGAAGTTGGCCCTCATGGTGCTCTCCAGCCTCTTATAGATGGCATAAAACTGATGGGTAAACAGCTCTTGACTCCGGATAATTCGGACCCGATTCTTTATTGGCTCGCTCCGATTTTGTCCATGTTTCCTGTGCTGTTGCTTTTCATGCCCATCCCGTATGGCCCAATGCTGACGGGAATGGAAGTTAACCTTGGCCTGCTGCTTATTCTGGCCTTCTCCAGTTTTAACGGACTGGCGGTTATTCTGGCCGGTTGGGCATCCAACAATAAATGGGGTGTTCTTGGCGCGGCTCGTGCCGTGTCGCAGACTGTTGCATACGAAATCCCGTTGCTTCTGACCGTACTCGCCATTTCCTTTATGGCTGGCACCTTGAGCCTGACCGAGATTACCTCTTTGCAGGCTGGTCATATTGGCAATTGGTTTATTTGGAAGCAGCCGTTGGCATTCATTATCTTTATCATCGCAATGTTTGGTGAGACCAACCGTGCTCCGTTTGACTTGGCCGAGGCCGAGTCCGAACTGACCGCCGGTTTCCATACGGAGTATTCCTCCATGGGGTTCGGTCTCTTTTTCATGGCTGAGTATGGATATATGGTTGTCATGTGCTCCGTGTGCTCCGTCCTCTTTCTGGGCGGATTCCATGGGCCTATCCCCGGCATCGAAGGATGGTGGTGGATGCTCATCAAGACGTACGCTTTGTTGTTCGTCATGATTTGGGCTCGTTGGACCTTCCCCCGCGTTCGGTTTGACCAATTGCTGAACATCAACTGGAAATGGTTGTTGCCATTGGCCACATTCAACCTGTTGGCCACCGCGCTGATCATCAAGTTGTAG
- a CDS encoding NADH-quinone oxidoreductase subunit D: MSAYQNLEQMKGDFYTQKFEAGKQDGTLIINMGPQHPSTHGVLRIVIEVDGEYIVRAEPVLGYLHRMHEKMGETQTWGGYIPNMGRVDYGHAMAWNWAYVGAVEKLMGIEVPERAEYLRVIMTEFNRLTSHLLWWGAYILDLGAFTPIMYAFDDREMILDILQRPSASRLTYSNFRVGGVQMDLDDKCIELMKAFIPHFRERLPMYHDLVTENLILRRRIEGIGVMDQDMCRRYGCTGPVVRGAGVPYDLRKDEPYSVYDRFDFDIPTQDSACSAGRYHVRVAEMEQSMRIIEQALEQLDSAEGGHIIKKAPKPSMKPPAGEAYFNVEGGRGKIGVYAVSDGTKVPYRIKLRAPGFSNLSAFAEAATGTILADAVSILGSLDLIIPEIDR, from the coding sequence GATTTTTACACCCAGAAGTTCGAGGCCGGGAAGCAGGACGGAACCCTGATCATCAATATGGGTCCGCAGCATCCGTCAACGCATGGCGTGCTGAGGATCGTGATCGAGGTGGACGGTGAGTACATCGTCCGTGCCGAACCCGTATTGGGTTACCTGCACCGCATGCATGAGAAAATGGGCGAGACTCAGACTTGGGGTGGTTATATCCCCAATATGGGCCGCGTCGACTACGGACACGCTATGGCCTGGAATTGGGCTTACGTGGGCGCAGTCGAAAAACTGATGGGCATTGAGGTGCCGGAAAGGGCGGAGTATTTGCGAGTCATTATGACCGAGTTCAACCGTCTGACCTCCCACTTGTTGTGGTGGGGTGCCTACATCCTTGACCTTGGCGCGTTTACCCCCATCATGTACGCATTTGACGATCGTGAAATGATTTTGGACATCCTGCAGAGGCCATCGGCTTCAAGGTTGACCTATTCTAATTTCCGTGTCGGTGGCGTGCAGATGGATCTCGACGACAAGTGTATCGAGTTGATGAAGGCGTTCATTCCGCATTTCAGGGAAAGACTGCCCATGTACCATGATCTCGTCACAGAAAACCTTATTCTGCGTAGACGTATTGAAGGAATAGGCGTCATGGATCAGGATATGTGCCGCCGTTATGGCTGTACTGGTCCTGTCGTTCGTGGTGCTGGTGTTCCTTATGATCTGCGCAAGGACGAGCCGTACTCCGTGTACGATCGTTTTGATTTCGATATCCCGACGCAGGATAGTGCCTGTTCGGCCGGACGGTATCATGTCCGCGTGGCCGAGATGGAACAATCCATGCGTATTATCGAGCAAGCTCTGGAGCAACTGGACTCCGCTGAGGGTGGTCATATAATTAAGAAGGCCCCCAAGCCGTCCATGAAGCCGCCGGCAGGCGAAGCATACTTCAATGTTGAAGGCGGACGCGGAAAGATCGGCGTTTACGCCGTTTCCGATGGAACCAAGGTCCCGTACCGCATCAAGTTGCGCGCACCGGGCTTCTCCAATTTGAGTGCATTTGCCGAGGCCGCTACAGGAACCATCCTGGCCGACGCGGTCTCCATTTTGGGCAGCCTGGACCTGATTATTCCGGAAATCGATAGGTAG